The Bactrocera dorsalis isolate Fly_Bdor chromosome 3, ASM2337382v1, whole genome shotgun sequence genomic interval cctcattcatgatgattgtctaccccctactgagtggcggcttggccgcatagagaaggcTACatcacggctccgacggtcatatccgagtagttgatctccgtactcaaAACGGAACACTGACCAGACCGCTCGTTAAACTGTGCTTCCTACCAACCGCAGATAATAGCGAAAACGCGTATATCCGTATAATAAAACCGAAATCAACCGCAAACAATAAGCCGATGTTCCCGCTATACAACAACTAATTAAATAAtacgttaaaaaaaatcgagaaaCGCGCTAATACCAaccgttaaaattaatattccgcaagcaaataacaaagaaaactaCTAGAAACGGTTGTTCAATACGACGACCCATTCaagccacatatcgtggcacgatgGCCCATAGCTCAGTGTATGATAGATTAACAATCAAGAATCTTCTCTGTATAGATTACGATGGAGGTACATACGCCAGTGACAACCACGCCAACCGCTCGGGCTACCAATGCGCCACGCACCGGGCCCACACCATCGCCCCGAACTGTGGTTGCAACAATGCCAGCACCTGTACCGGCAACCGCGCCTTCAGCGGTTCTTCCATCCGTACCTCGTGGTGGCACTCGACCACCATCACACCTATTACGGACTTCGGAAACCCTAAGGTGCCCCATCTGTCGGCGCCCACATCGCCTGCATCATTGTGGgatatttaggggtatgcgaCTTATGCAACGACAACAAGTTGCCCAGACACACGGGCATTGCCACAATTGCCTGTCACATACACATGTGTCTCCGGAGTGTGAGTCACGAGGGCTGTGTCAAATATGCCACAggccgcatcacacgctgctacaACGCAGCGCGGCTCGCGAAGTGAATCGGCCACCCATCCATCGCGGCCGCATACTCCGATTCCAATCCGCAGCTCGTGGCGCACCCCAGCGTAGCGGAACCTCGTTGCGGCGTCGGCAGCCTGGACCACCACCTCGTCGATCTACGGGGCTGAGCAGagttgtggcaacgctgcaacatcTGCAGCGCCTTCTAGGCTAAACAGTCGTTTAAGGGGGCCTGGATGGCTAAcgccccacacatacacactacatcttcaccccacactacacacaccatactcaacacattggCATTATGTGCATCATATTTTCATCCCACACTACACACCTTATTTTCAACACATCGGCATGATGCCCACCACATCATCATCTACAAATCGTGCAAAAATCGAAGTCCTCTTCGATGTCGGTTTCGGTCGGAGACGGGCTTCTCTTCCGTGGCGTCTTCGATTTGCCACGGCCTTTTTGCTTCTTGGCTGCTGGTTCATCGGCTGCCTTCGTCAATTTTTGCCGCTTTTTTTCGGCCTTGTCACGCAGATCTGCGACAACCTCaggcgatgtcaaaatcgttgaCTCCATTGTCTTGCGGCCACGTTTTGATTTCGGCGCAGGTGTGCCCAATTTCAACGGGCCAACCAATTTCAATGCATCACGGAGCTGTGGAGCCGAAACAAGAGACAACGACGATGATGCAGCATCACTTGTTGAAGCTGGGGCCGATGCCTCCGACGTTGACACCTCCTCATTCGCAGCAGTCACAATGGCATCACCAGAGGCAAGAACTCGACGTTGATTGTCGGCGTCTTTCTCTTCGTCACCGAACAAATTTTCGCCGCTCAGTTCCGAAGCGACAAAGTCAACTTCAGTGAAAATTTGCGTCTTGAACGGGTAGATACCAGTTGTTCGGAAGCCGGATTTGATGGTTTTCGGCGTTAACATAACATCGAGGCACTGATTGACAAGGAGCGGCACATGGTGCAGATCGAAAGTGACACCAATGTTGGACTTTTTCCATGCATCATGCTTCACGGTCATCATacctttaaatggtgcaaatacCGCAACATCTAGCGGCTGCATTTTGTGCgtgcatttcggcggaaaagaCAGCAACGTGATGCCATGATCCAACGCCAAATCTATCGCCTCGATCGATAAATGCGAACCGTGGTTGTCCAGCAGCAACATGGTTGGCGAATCGGCATTAGCACCGGTGTGCTTGATGAAATGACGCATGAATTAAGGGAATACGTCAGAGTTCATGTAACCAGAACCGTTCGCAACACCAACAGCGCCATGACTCGCATGAGTCATAAAAATCTCTTTCATGTTGACTCGGCGAAAGAGGAAGAATGGCGGTATAGACTGGCCACTAGCGCTGACGGCCAAAGCCAAAGACACATTGGTGCCTTTTTCGGCAGATATTGAAGAGCCGACCTGCTTTTGTCCTTTGCGCGCGATGGTTTTGACAGGTCTGGTTGGCACGGTCGGGCACCCGGTTTCATCCATGTTCCATATTCGGTGAGGTTCAAACGGCGTCTTACCGAGAAAGGTTGGCAAAGAATGCATCGACATTCTCTTTGTTGAATCGCTTCGCACGGCTCTGGCTTACTTGCTCTGGTGTTCGCAGTGACAAATTTTTGTGGCGTTTCATGAACGCCAACTACCAATCCTTACTCGCCTGTTGATTGTCGTTCCATGGATCCGGACGCGCCAACTTTCCGAGCAAATTCATACGCGAGCTTACGAAGCTCCATCAAACTAATTCCATAGTTGATGTCGCTGGCCTGGAGAATGTAGCTTATCAGCGCCTTCTCTTGTTCGATGTTGaagatctgaaataaaaaaaaaattatttattattcgatgaaagaaaaagaaagaaaccagCAGAACTCACTGTTTTTGTGCCCATCGTCGTGCTTTCAGCCAGCAAATTCTTCATTACATCGGCATTGGCAGTAGTAACGTCGATGCTCGCACCATCAAATGCTGCAATATAACGCATCAGGTTGGTCCTCGGAATTTTGTGTGCCGTCGCAGATTGTCGAACGctgttgtgatgtattttcaccgACTTGATTGCCTCCAAAATGTTgtcgaaatcaaaaattttctctTGTTTGGGATAGTACCGCGGCATAatgactaaaaaaaatttttcggagCACGAAACTATcaggaaatgttgaaaaactattGTGTTGTTGAAATTCTGCACGAAAAATCACTTATACACGTCAAATATATGAAGTTAGCAtgtcaaatgtaaaaaactatGTGGCCCGACATTCCCCGTAATTCCCCAAACGCTCATATTTGCAAAATGGCGGTGGATAATGAACACAATgtaaattcatgcaaaatttcttttgtgtgtCGAAGGCTAAAGGCTcaactaatattataaacatatttacctggatgaatttattagaaaatgtgaaaaaaatcaactgtacacagagttgaaaaaaaactttcgtagtgtcgaatttctttttgttgtcgcAGGGAGGTTATAACACGTGTTCACAGCTCGAGTGCTATATAGAAACTGAGCTTAGTATGAGACGAGCCGATGACAGTTGGTTGCAGCTGTCAACCTATACTAGGGAAAAAAATATCGCGCTTCCCCAACTGCCCAACATTCCCCACCTTCCCctacaaaatttgtatattgtatAGGAGATCATAGTAGGGTTTGGCGCActctgtttaaaaatattaatgtatactgcagacagcctggtaTTTTATAAATGTGAATGTAAATTTGTTATGCTTAATTGCTTAACTGATCATCATCAAACGTTTTACACATATTCCTAATGGTTTGAAATTAACATAGGATACTTGTGCAAATTTTTGGTATAATGGTTGTttgtaaaattgttgttggtattgtagATGTCGAAATCGGTCCCACAAAACACCGTTAAGCAAAAACTTATAAAACCCCATAACTAATCCGAAAGTTAAGATAcaaaactataactataactatatatCCTTCATAGGATCCGTATCAAAATTACACAATCGGTGTGGCACCGCGCACCTTtaggtgaaatcccatatctcaaTAACTACTGAAccaattttaactaaatttaggGCATAAGGTTATCCTTAAACTCATATTTCACGTTATAAATTTGGGCATAATCGTAGTTTATTCACACCATTTgccatatatgtaattataaaaattttaaattaaattttacttctaCATTTTACAGATTATTAACCAAGAGTTAATGgtgttattttaattaaactttgcaaaattttgGTCTTTAGAAAATCTATCTTCCGCTTAAAAAATCAGACTATAACCATGaccaataatatatgtaaattagaTACCAAATCTAATTGTAATTCATCCCGTTTCTTCGAATAAGATGTGTTGAATTCTTATGCAACATATTTTGTCATAAAGTTTTTCAGCATCTGAAAGCACCGCCTTCGATCTTTGCAAGTCGGCAGAGAATAAAATGATCGTTTACACTCGAacccttttttatttgttaatttttgatttacatacatatgtataccgtctaattatcttatttatttaatatttatgatattaaaaaaaaacaacttggAAACAACGAACACACCTGGTGATTAGCACCAGAAAAGATTATTAGctttacaaaaaagaaatagtaaaataaGGGTTGCCGGATTAGTTATTTTCTAGTTGCATTTTTAAGCCTTTGTCAGAGTTGCACTGCACATAGGGTGACTTCGCCACAGCGCCCCCTTCCTAGAGAGCCGTAGATGGTGCGATGAAGGCGGGATTTAGGCGATCGAGGGCTTGACTTTGCTGGCGTTGACTTCGACTAGTGGCTTGATTCCAGCTTGCTGTGACCGAACGGTTTTGTTGGGTATGCCAAGAAGTATCGACGGGTTGTAGCTCTTGCATGATGCCACGTAGTTCTTTTATTGTCTCTAACTCGTTTGGCTTGCTGTTGTATTCGATGATAAAATCCGAAAGCAAGCGAAGCGTTGTGCCGTAAACAAGCTCCGAAAGAGTACATCCCATGTCCTTCCTAAAGGTTGcacgtaaaataaaataattggtaGATATGACATCCACTGATCTGCATTATAGCACGGAATCGAAGTTTTTAATGTGCGGTGTCACTCAATTAGGGAATTGCATTGCGGGTGGTATGGTGTTGTTCGTAAATGTGAAATACCGAGACATTGGAACAGTTGCTGGAACAACGCGCTCTCAAATTGACGGCCAATAGCAAAACGCGGAATCCAGCCATTAGGCAAGGCCGTAGCAATTACCGGTGCCGTCATTGTGAGTATTGGTAAAGCCTCTGGCCATTGGGTGAATCTATTGTCTTTCGACAACGGAAACGGACCACTATGTTGATGTGTAAGTGCCCGAAACGCTGACTGAGCAGGTTTCGGCGCTGTAGTACACTCTTGTTGTGTCGAACCCAATCAGTTCTTAGCAAATAACTTGCTGTCACGTTGAATATTGGATTAAACAAATCACTCGACCATTAGTTTTGTAGTAGCGTGTATGCCATGATGCGACAAATTGTGTGTTGATTGCAGAAATGCTGAGCGAAACTTCGATGTTACAAATAGATGGAAACGCAAAAGACTCTGTTGGAACTGAAAGGTAAATCAAATTTCTTTAGCTTGGGATAATGATGAATTATACCTTTGAGATATGAATTTAATTCTCAATCCTGGACTTAATCCTCGGctaactcttcgtaattgattGCAGCCGAAGTCAGCTATTCGTGAAAAAATATCAGCGACGACATTCTCTTCACCTTTACCATGACTTGTAAGTCTGTCGCCTTGTGTAGCGACTgacgaaaagcaaaaattaagggGTTTATGATCTATGTACACATGACAAGCACGTCCTTCGATCGTGTAACGAAAGTGGCGAACAACAAGATGCAGTGCTATCAGTTCTCGATAATAAGTGCTCTGGCGAGTTTTAGCAGATGAAAATTTGCGTGAAAAAATCCCAGCGGCAGTAGAAAACCATAGTACCAAGTGGTATCggatattcagcaaactcaaaacaTCCTCAAATGTCGGAAAATCTCTGCGAAGTGCGAAGTAAACTGACGTGCTTTGACAAGGTGGCAATTTCAGCTCGTAGTTCAGAAATTTCTCTCGATGGCTGAATTTCTAAGCTAATGAGCTAATGCTACACACGTGGCCGTCTTTCAAAGCCAGAAATCCGGTGATGGAATCCGCAATTTTTATCTTCTCACTAATTGGGACGTTGGTGGCGATGAAAGCTGCCTGGGTGTAAGGCGAACGTCGGCCCACCTAGAGGCCACGGAGCATGCACACGCTGAGCGCGAGCTCTGCGGTGTATCGCATCTCACTGTACAAGTCGCTATGTCGCTGATCACCTAATGGTAGTTCCTTCAAAGCGCGCTAGAGCCGGCGCTGCTAACTTTCTGTTAAATTTTCTATTAGTTTTTGACGTATGAAGTTGTACTTTCCGATACTCGAACACTATAAGAACACTTGCAAGCACGACGTTGAATATATCGGAATTGATGACAATAAACCGAAAATCGAGGGAGTAGAAATATGCCTGGATATTATCTTCGAATACCGTTGGGAGTGGGATCCGTGTCAGGAAAATGTTTGTAGAAACGGAATCCGCAATACTTccaccagagaacgtataatattgaGAAGGTTCATGGTGTGCCGATTGTCATCACGTTCCTGTTTTTGGAGGGGTTGAGTTTTCTATTAAtggatttcaccacaaaaatattattagcggattttaccaatatttaacatgaaggggtcgaaaatagcagaattgagcattttcagtgtaaaatgagaaaaataatgctaattttaaagtttagaaatgtacgcttacagattcgcgtATTTACAATACGCAAACGGCTATGGATATAATTTCTGGATATTCTCCATATATTTGATAACAaagatatgtaagtatgtatgcttgtgtCAGAGAACGGCAA includes:
- the LOC125777192 gene encoding uncharacterized protein LOC125777192, which translates into the protein MPRYYPKQEKIFDFDNILEAIKSVKIHHNSVRQSATAHKIPRTNLMRYIAAFDGASIDVTTANADVMKNLLAESTTMGTKTIFNIEQEKALISYILQASDINYGISLMELRKLAYEFARKVGASGSMERQSTGE